The DNA region GCGGATCATACAGAATCTGATACCCCGATGCAATCGCATCCACACATTATCCCTCGCAGCATGTACACTAGCGCCTTGCCTTATTTTCTGCCTGCGTCGCGCACGATACAAACCAGCCGGTTATGTCGTGGGGCGCCGCGCCAATCCACGTCGACTATCACGGAGAGGTTATGTCTGTCGCTCAGGTCGCTTTGCCCGTGCCACTGGCACGTACATTCGATTATTTGCTACCCGCAGGAGGAATGACTCCGCAGGTCGGCGCACGCGTCAGCGTTTCCTTTGGTCACCGTAAAGCGATCGGCATTATTACCGCGCTGAGCGACACCAGCGAACTTCCGCTTGAGCAATTAAAACCCGTGCATGACGTGCTGGACGAACAGCCGCTGTTCCCGCCCAGCCTGTGGCGCATTCTGCTGTGGGCAGTCGAGTACTATCACTACCCGATTGGCGAAGTGCTGTTCCACGCGCTGCCGATCCTACTGCGTCAGGGAAAACCCGCACACCGCGCGCCGCTCTGGCAGTGGTTTGCCACCGAACAGGGCCGGGCGACGCCGCTCAGCACGCTCAAGCGCGCCGCGAAACAGCAGCAGGCGCTGGCGGCCTTACTTCAGTCGCCGCTTTATCGCCATCAGGTCAGCGAAATCGGGCTAACAGAGACAGCGTTGCAGGCGCTACGTAGCAAAGGGCTGTGCGAATTACAGGCCGCAGAGCAAATGCCTCACGACTGGCGTCAGAGTTTTAGTCTGGCAACCGACCGCCTGCGCCTGAATACCGAACAGGCCACCGCCGTCGGTGCAATTCGCAGCGAAGATAACCACTTTGCCGCCTGGTTACTCGCAGGCATCACCGGTTCGGGCAAAACCGAAGTCTATCTCAGCGTGCTGGAAAACGTACTGTCACAGGGCAAACAGGCGCTGGTATTAGTGCCGGAAATTGGCCTGACGCCGCAAACGATCGCCCGCTTTCGCGAACGGTTTAACGCTCCGGTGGATGTGTTGCACTCGGCACTCAACGACAGCGAGCGCCTCGCCGTCTGGCTACGCGCTCGCAGTGGTGAAGCCGCCATCATCATCGGAACGCGGTCAGCGTTATTTACCCCGTTTGCCCGCTTGGGGCTGATCGTGATCGATGAAGAGCACGATAGTTCCTACAAACAGCAGGAAGGCTGGCGCTACCACGCCCGTGATTTGGCGGTCTTTCGCGCCAGAGAAGAAGACATTCCCATCGTCATGGGGACGGCAACGCCCGCGCTGGAAACGCTGTATAACGTCCAGATTGGCAAATATCGGCGCTTGAATCTCACTAAAAGAGCGGGCAATGCCGCGCTAGCCAAACAGCACGTCATCGATCTGAAAGGACTGCCGCTGACTGCCGGGTTATCCCAGCCGTTGATTACCCGCATCCGCCATCATCTGACGAACGATAATCAGGTTATTTTGTTCCTCAATCGGCGCGGATTCGCCCCCGTGGTGATGTGCCACGAGTGCGGCTGGATTGCTGAGTGTCAGCGCTGCGATCACTACTATACCTACCACCAGCATCAGAAGATGTTGCGCTGCCACCACTGCGACAGCCAGCGTCCGGTTCCACAACAGTGCCCCGGTTGCGGCTCGACCCATATGGTGCCCGTCGGTCTGGGAACCGAGCAGTTGGAACAAAGCCTTGCGCCAATCTTTCCAGATGTCCCGATCACCCGCATCGACCGTGATACCACCAGCCGTAAAGGCGCGCTTGAACAACAGCTCTCGCAGGTCAGGCAGGGAGGTGCTCGTCTTCTCATCGGCACACAGATGTTGGCGAAAGGGCATCATTTCCCCGACGTAACGCTGGTCGCCTTACTGGACGTAGATGGTTCGCTGTTCTCTGCCGACTTCCGCGCAGCCGAACGTTTTGCCCAGCTCTATACTCAGGTGGCAGGTCGCGCAGGACGTGCAGGCAAAGCAGGCGAAGTCGCGCTGCAAACGCATCACCCGGAACATCCGCTATTACAAACGCTGCTGCAACAGGGCTACGATGCCTTTGCCAGTCAGGCACTGACCGAACGAAAAAGCGTTTTTCTGCCGCCGTTTACCAGCCATATCCTCTTCCGCGCTGACGATCACGATAATCAGCAGGCCGCATTATTCCTCCAGCAATTGCGTAATTTGCTGGAGGCGAGCCCATTGAGAGATGAATCACTCTGGCTGCTGGGCCCGGTCCCCGCTTTACAGCCAAAACGTGCGGGGCGCTTCCGCTGGCAGCTTTTGCTACAGCACCCTTCCAGAGCACTATTGCAGAAACTGGTCAGAACGTCGCTCACGCTGATCGGCACGCTGCCGCAGGCGCGTAAAGTGAAATGGATACTGGATGTCGACCCCACGGACGGTTAGCGTTTCCTGTTAGCTAAGTTTGAGTTTCTTGCCATGCATTTTTTGCGAGCGCCGTCGAGAACACGACATTCATCACACTTCCTGTGCAAATTAAGCAACAAAACCTGCGTGCAATCTGTTATCACTGTTTGCCCAGGCAGTATGCTGAGGCCTGGTCGTGTAGTGATGAACCGTGCCACTCAGTCGGCATACCGCGCCGAAAAGCGTTATCCGTCATCATAGAAGCGTCAGCAGACAGGAGCGTTCTGCTGACAGTCAGCGCCAGTTAACGCTGACGTAAGGAGAAAAGCGTTGAAGCAGAAGAAAGGCGTCACCACGGCGACGATGAAAGACGTGGCGGATGAGGCGGGTGTTTCCACCGCCACCGTATCCCGAACGTTAATGAACCCAGAGAAAGTCTCTGCGACCACCCGCAGGAAGGTCGAGCAGGCTGTCATCGCCGTTGGCTATTCGCCCCACGCGCTCAACAGGAATCTCAAGCGTAACGAATCGCGTACGATCCTGACGATCGTCCCAGATATCTGCGATCCCTATTTTTCCGAAATATTTCGCGGGATCGAGGAAACGGCAGCTGAACACGGCTATCTGGTGTTGATTGGCGATTGCGCTCACCAACATCAAAAAGAAAAAACCTTCGTCGACCTGATTATTACCAAGCAGATCGATGGAATGCTGTTACTCGGTTCCAACCTACCGTTTGACGCAGGCCAGGAAGAGCAGCGTAATCTGCCGCCGATGGTGATGGCCAATGAGTTCTCACCGGATCTGGCGCTGCCAACCGTGCATATCGATAACCTGACCGCCGCCTTTGAAGCCGTACATTATCTTTATCAGGCGGGTCATCAGCGTATTGCCTGCATTGCCGGCCCGGAGCACATGCATCTGAGCCAATATCGTTTGCAGGGGTACATTCAGGCTTTGCGCCGCAACGGGATTCTGATCGATAACCAGTACATCTTTCGGGGTGATTTCACCTATGAAACCGGGATTAACGGCCTGATTGCGCTAATGCAACATCCGCAGCCGCCCAGCGCGATCTTCTGTCACAGCGACCTCATGGCACTGGGCGTGCTGGCGCAGGCCAGAAAGATGGGGCTGGACATCCCACGCGATCTCTCCATTATTGGTTTCGATGATATCGAACAGGCGCAATACAGTTGGCCTCCGCTGACGTCTGTCGCTCAGCCACGTTATCAGATCGGACGTGAGGCAATGCTGCTACTCTTAGAGCAGTTGCAAGGTAACACGGTACAAAGCGGTTCCCGTCTATTGTCCAGTGAGCTGGTCATACGCGACAGCGTCGCCGCACCGAATTACGCCCGTAACAGGCTTTAAGACTTCAGGTGCTGGTCAAATATTTGAGGGTTCAGTAACATGACCCCCTAATTATATTATTTATCTATCAATTCACAGCGAAACGACAGTGGCACAAAGAGACTACGTGAGCCGGGGACGTTCATCAGGAACGCGCCGGAAAACGACAAATAGCCGAAAAAAAGGCAAGGCTTCAGGTGCATCCAAAACGATGATCGCACTCGCTGTTGCCGTTTTGGTCACCTTCGCGGGCGGTCTGTACTTTATCGCCCATAATAAACCCGACGATTCCCCCGTCCTCCCGCATCAGAATGCGGGCAAAGGTAACGGGCTGCCACCCAAGCCGGAAGAACGCTGGCGCTACATCAAAGAGCTGGAAAACCGCCAGTTGGGTGTCACGACGCCAACGGAACCTTCCGCAGGTGGTGAGATTCAGTCGCCAGTGCAGTTGACGGATGAACAGCGCCAACTGCTCGAACAGATGCAGTCTGATATGCGTCGTCAGCCAACACAGCTTTCCGAAGTGCCGTATAACGACCAGACGCAGGTTCCGCGCTCTCAGGTGGCAATTAAGCCGCCGACCCAATCGATGCAGCCGCCGCCTGTCGTGACGACGCAGCCGACCACGCGTACCCCCGCGATCGCGCAAACGACGCCGGTTGTACCGAGACAAGAAGCACCAAAACAGGAAGCGCCGAAGCAACAGCCAGTCAAACAGCCTGAAGCGCCAAAAGCCGAGAAAACCCAGCGTTGGGCGATTCAGTGCGGCTCCTTCAAAACCATGGATCCTGCCGAATCGGTAAGAGCACAGTTGGCGTTTGCCGGTATCGAAAGCCGCATCACCTCTAACGGCGGCTGGAACCGTATTATGCTTGGGCCTTATAACAACCGTGCTGCCGCAGATAGCATGATCCAACGTCTTAAGGGCGCGGGTGCATCAAACTGTATTCCTCTTGCTAGCGGGGGTTGAAAAACCCCACGCCTTCCCCCATCTATAACAGCAATGTGCCCCGAATCATGCGGGGATCTTTTCCTTCAAACGGGGACTGACTCGTGACAACAATTGTAAGCGTACGCCGCAACGGCCAGGTGGTCATTGGCGGTGATGGACAAGCCACTCTGGGCA from Pectobacterium actinidiae includes:
- the priA gene encoding primosomal protein N', producing MSVAQVALPVPLARTFDYLLPAGGMTPQVGARVSVSFGHRKAIGIITALSDTSELPLEQLKPVHDVLDEQPLFPPSLWRILLWAVEYYHYPIGEVLFHALPILLRQGKPAHRAPLWQWFATEQGRATPLSTLKRAAKQQQALAALLQSPLYRHQVSEIGLTETALQALRSKGLCELQAAEQMPHDWRQSFSLATDRLRLNTEQATAVGAIRSEDNHFAAWLLAGITGSGKTEVYLSVLENVLSQGKQALVLVPEIGLTPQTIARFRERFNAPVDVLHSALNDSERLAVWLRARSGEAAIIIGTRSALFTPFARLGLIVIDEEHDSSYKQQEGWRYHARDLAVFRAREEDIPIVMGTATPALETLYNVQIGKYRRLNLTKRAGNAALAKQHVIDLKGLPLTAGLSQPLITRIRHHLTNDNQVILFLNRRGFAPVVMCHECGWIAECQRCDHYYTYHQHQKMLRCHHCDSQRPVPQQCPGCGSTHMVPVGLGTEQLEQSLAPIFPDVPITRIDRDTTSRKGALEQQLSQVRQGGARLLIGTQMLAKGHHFPDVTLVALLDVDGSLFSADFRAAERFAQLYTQVAGRAGRAGKAGEVALQTHHPEHPLLQTLLQQGYDAFASQALTERKSVFLPPFTSHILFRADDHDNQQAALFLQQLRNLLEASPLRDESLWLLGPVPALQPKRAGRFRWQLLLQHPSRALLQKLVRTSLTLIGTLPQARKVKWILDVDPTDG
- the ftsN gene encoding cell division protein FtsN, translated to MAQRDYVSRGRSSGTRRKTTNSRKKGKASGASKTMIALAVAVLVTFAGGLYFIAHNKPDDSPVLPHQNAGKGNGLPPKPEERWRYIKELENRQLGVTTPTEPSAGGEIQSPVQLTDEQRQLLEQMQSDMRRQPTQLSEVPYNDQTQVPRSQVAIKPPTQSMQPPPVVTTQPTTRTPAIAQTTPVVPRQEAPKQEAPKQQPVKQPEAPKAEKTQRWAIQCGSFKTMDPAESVRAQLAFAGIESRITSNGGWNRIMLGPYNNRAAADSMIQRLKGAGASNCIPLASGG
- the cytR gene encoding DNA-binding transcriptional regulator CytR, with the translated sequence MKQKKGVTTATMKDVADEAGVSTATVSRTLMNPEKVSATTRRKVEQAVIAVGYSPHALNRNLKRNESRTILTIVPDICDPYFSEIFRGIEETAAEHGYLVLIGDCAHQHQKEKTFVDLIITKQIDGMLLLGSNLPFDAGQEEQRNLPPMVMANEFSPDLALPTVHIDNLTAAFEAVHYLYQAGHQRIACIAGPEHMHLSQYRLQGYIQALRRNGILIDNQYIFRGDFTYETGINGLIALMQHPQPPSAIFCHSDLMALGVLAQARKMGLDIPRDLSIIGFDDIEQAQYSWPPLTSVAQPRYQIGREAMLLLLEQLQGNTVQSGSRLLSSELVIRDSVAAPNYARNRL